The following are from one region of the Takifugu rubripes chromosome 12, fTakRub1.2, whole genome shotgun sequence genome:
- the LOC115251723 gene encoding nucleoporin NSP1-like isoform X1, with protein MKILGICSLLLLAKSNAESTPRPSTTTTPNTTLEGTNNPTMGTRTTTMGTASTTMDTRTTTMGTASTTMDTRTTTMGTANTTMGPEVTTVNSTVTNATTTPQTTPGNGGSVLTASLLFPLVSAVLWVL; from the exons ATGAAGATCCTGGGAATTTGTTCACTGTTGCTGCTGGCAAAG TCCAATGCCGAATCCACCCCTCGCCCCAGCACCACCACAACGCCTAACACCACTCTAGAAGGCACTAACAACCCCACAATGGGCACCAGGACCACCACAATGGGCACAGCCAGCACTACAATGGACACCAGGACCACCACAATGGGCACAGCCAGCACTACAATGGACACCAGGACCACCACAATGGGCACAGCCAACACTACAATGGGCCCCGAAGTCACCACAGTGAATTCCACCGTCACCAATGCAACAACAACTCCTCAGACCACCCCGGGTAACGGAGGCTCAGTCCTCACAGCTTCGCTGCTGTTCCCTCTTGTGTCTGCGGTGCTCTGGGTGCTTTGA
- the LOC115251723 gene encoding mucin-2-like isoform X2, with amino-acid sequence MKILGICSLLLLAKSNAESTPRPSTTTTPNTTLEGTNNPTMGTRTTTMGTASTTMDTRTTTMGTANTTMGPEVTTVNSTVTNATTTPQTTPGNGGSVLTASLLFPLVSAVLWVL; translated from the exons ATGAAGATCCTGGGAATTTGTTCACTGTTGCTGCTGGCAAAG TCCAATGCCGAATCCACCCCTCGCCCCAGCACCACCACAACGCCTAACACCACTCTAGAAGGCACTAACAACCCCACAATGGGCACCAG GACCACCACAATGGGCACAGCCAGCACTACAATGGACACCAGGACCACCACAATGGGCACAGCCAACACTACAATGGGCCCCGAAGTCACCACAGTGAATTCCACCGTCACCAATGCAACAACAACTCCTCAGACCACCCCGGGTAACGGAGGCTCAGTCCTCACAGCTTCGCTGCTGTTCCCTCTTGTGTCTGCGGTGCTCTGGGTGCTTTGA